In a genomic window of Pangasianodon hypophthalmus isolate fPanHyp1 chromosome 1, fPanHyp1.pri, whole genome shotgun sequence:
- the LOC117597862 gene encoding uncharacterized protein LOC117597862 isoform X1, which translates to MCLIRKLFISCVVMLWMNLTVSHAPPLCCVQDFTNKSAKHTVSTSVCKYTTWNRDETPIKDEHDSVNKKIVLAFGPNWILLNGKYSGINFRCMDPDKWVTTVNCTDPCKPGEDNPVTEDPSLTPPSNEINVSVLFVITIVIIIITIIVIIVIVTWQTGCYGFVLHISCWEKCRRRQTGRRKMEKVDKQRHTIVRSHFVEPFSYPV; encoded by the exons ATGTGTTTGATCAGGAAACTCTTCATTTCAT GTGTAGTCATGCTGTGGATGAATCTGACTGTCTCTCATGCTCCCCCCTTGTGCTGTGTTCAAGACTTCACCAACAAGTCAGCAAAACACACAGTGAGCACCTCGGTGTGCAAGTACACCACCTGGAACAGAGAT gaaacaCCCATAAAGGATGAGCATGACAGTGTAAACAAGAAGATTGTCCTTGCCTTTGGACCAAACTGGATTCTCCTAAATGGGAAATACTCTGGCATTAATTTCAGATGTATGGATCCAGATAAATGG GTGACCACAGTTAATTGCACAG ATCCGTGCAAACCTGGAGAGGATAATCCTGTGACTGAAG acCCCAGCCTGACCCCTCCATCAAATGAAATTAATGTTTCTGTCTTATTCGTCATcaccatcgtcatcatcatcatcaccatcatcgtcatcatcgtcaTAGTCACATGGCAGACAGGATGTTACGGGTTTGTATTACACATTTCCTGTTGGGAGAAGTGCAGGCGCAGACAGACAGGACGTAGAAAGATGGAGAAAGTggacaaacagagacacaccATTGTGAGGAGCCATTTTGTGGAACCATTTTCataccctgtgtag
- the LOC117597862 gene encoding uncharacterized protein LOC117597862 isoform X2, giving the protein MCLIRKLFISCVVMLWMNLTVSHAPPLCCVQDFTNKSAKHTVSTSVCKYTTWNRDETPIKDEHDSVNKKIVLAFGPNWILLNGKYSGINFRCMDPDKWVTTVNCTDPCKPGEDNPVTEDPSLTPPSNEINVSVLFVITIVIIIITIIVIIVIVTWQTGCYGRCGEARLAHSGAHHANGVFRSVNQEDQQESSL; this is encoded by the exons ATGTGTTTGATCAGGAAACTCTTCATTTCAT GTGTAGTCATGCTGTGGATGAATCTGACTGTCTCTCATGCTCCCCCCTTGTGCTGTGTTCAAGACTTCACCAACAAGTCAGCAAAACACACAGTGAGCACCTCGGTGTGCAAGTACACCACCTGGAACAGAGAT gaaacaCCCATAAAGGATGAGCATGACAGTGTAAACAAGAAGATTGTCCTTGCCTTTGGACCAAACTGGATTCTCCTAAATGGGAAATACTCTGGCATTAATTTCAGATGTATGGATCCAGATAAATGG GTGACCACAGTTAATTGCACAG ATCCGTGCAAACCTGGAGAGGATAATCCTGTGACTGAAG acCCCAGCCTGACCCCTCCATCAAATGAAATTAATGTTTCTGTCTTATTCGTCATcaccatcgtcatcatcatcatcaccatcatcgtcatcatcgtcaTAGTCACATGGCAGACAGGATGTTACGG GAGATGCGGTGAGGCGAGGCTAGCACACAGTGGTGCTCACCATGCTAATGGTGTGTTCCGGTCTGTCAATCAGGAGGATCAGCAGGAGTCCAGCCTGTGA